Proteins found in one Streptococcus anginosus subsp. whileyi MAS624 genomic segment:
- a CDS encoding lipoprotein, producing MKKSLFSLLTLVVMLVALAACGSKVNKNGVPNILKDKYTGYSKLSGYEYPFIAGGDQLIFDKKENSITNSKGDKTYFSVIHEKDLPPATKGVVTSLKSELKDTENFTIIISREKHPTKKQAEATYQIALSAGGKKIRVIELRRDYAAEGGYYDFSGESE from the coding sequence ATGAAGAAATCGTTATTTAGCCTGCTTACTTTAGTCGTCATGCTAGTGGCATTAGCTGCTTGTGGGTCTAAAGTAAATAAAAATGGTGTACCAAATATTCTGAAGGATAAATATACTGGATATTCTAAATTATCAGGATATGAATATCCTTTTATAGCTGGTGGTGATCAGTTAATTTTTGATAAGAAAGAAAATAGTATTACTAACAGCAAAGGTGATAAAACTTATTTTTCTGTAATTCATGAAAAAGATCTTCCGCCAGCAACTAAAGGCGTGGTTACTAGCTTAAAATCTGAATTAAAAGATACTGAAAATTTCACAATTATTATTAGCAGAGAAAAACATCCTACTAAGAAACAGGCAGAAGCAACCTATCAAATTGCTTTATCAGCTGGGGGTAAGAAAATTCGTGTAATTGAATTGCGAAGAGATTATGCAGCTGAAGGTGGTTATTATGATTTTAGTGGTGAATCTGAATAG
- a CDS encoding single-stranded DNA-binding protein gives MQEFIAYGRVSSIPNGAYGKTAKGTSFFKFDFVCHSSQLDKDGKPIPSFFHVQVYGKQADVMYDSLSVGSPILLKGEIVQTTYKNDQGQNRTYQYIAPSLQNGITFLESKEAAMQRKQVQAGKASHIPDDPIPMDVDSPF, from the coding sequence ATGCAAGAGTTTATTGCTTATGGGCGAGTATCAAGCATTCCAAATGGTGCTTATGGTAAAACAGCTAAAGGTACTTCATTTTTTAAATTTGATTTTGTCTGTCATTCTAGTCAATTGGATAAAGATGGTAAACCGATTCCAAGTTTCTTTCATGTTCAAGTTTATGGGAAACAGGCTGATGTAATGTATGATAGTCTTTCAGTAGGTTCTCCAATTTTACTGAAAGGAGAAATTGTTCAAACTACTTACAAAAACGATCAAGGACAAAATCGAACTTACCAATACATTGCTCCATCGCTTCAAAATGGAATTACCTTCTTGGAAAGTAAAGAAGCAGCTATGCAACGTAAACAGGTTCAAGCTGGCAAAGCTTCTCATATTCCAGATGATCCAATTCCAATGGACGTAGATAGCCCATTCTAA
- a CDS encoding helix-turn-helix domain-containing protein yields the protein MKKEIEELLKSGRTAYSIAKESGVDVTAIQKFMNGQRKIGNMTLDTAEKLIKVIKNSEQDT from the coding sequence ATGAAAAAAGAAATTGAAGAATTATTAAAAAGTGGGCGTACTGCCTATAGTATTGCAAAAGAATCTGGTGTTGATGTGACTGCGATTCAAAAATTTATGAATGGTCAGCGAAAAATCGGGAATATGACTTTAGATACAGCAGAAAAGTTGATAAAAGTCATCAAAAATTCTGAGCAAGATACTTGA
- a CDS encoding SspB-related isopeptide-forming adhesin: MKSNETKTYGSIRKIKAYGTCGVILGLAALAVATTNGVQADEVAKEPTTVAPANTATNLPDSQPAKTAEQRNQLNQAGQAQGNVTVQVDNSQVNQAAQAAQKEGVKVVQDASVDKGTTNTITETQKAQAEIAADQAKQRAAVEKTTEDYVKAKDDHAKAVEETKQKNAQIEAENKALKEAHDKASQQAAQTNQAVEQVKAKIKAEFPDAKVTETTKEIKVDPTKTSYDAYTKVVDQVKAENKKATETYQAEKTKENQEIAETKAYNEAVRKRNSENKAKVEAENAEIAKRNQAQLAHKKSVEAENEAIKKRNAAGQAKVDAENKEIDKFNKKVAEFNKSEDERVARERAKAEQDRHKDGYLSEVVTQGLVFKNETNASITVTGADSYTSAKGLKEAFAEAHQKIGLPFQEYVFNFSYLDDRTITKRSDRLAKQFELYQTTTAMTAVKGSKLGVVNSHVGQTVTVTWGNLQNSSFNGKKVTKAEMSITTLPNSENVQDEVIYGFHQNPADGVEISAIAKDRSKDYFLRTRLQLRYYLEDGTVVNFSDTKNKPNEGKGLLGISSLNSYKNHVEGVQETSTSRFVPISGSSIVKHDNGMFYSNERDNSDGAHFGLPYQHNAIDHRDSPYFWYLAGAMELKGTAPEYDIVVSNWDKLGDFKGEGHYTPSIWFTLTSELAATGVPTRPQYQQPKELKSFTPEKLKEVPTPKLEELKKFTPETEKTVPTPKAKLSLVTVNGVPTPTYKPTEKLPTPPVVPTVHVHDYKLSTRPQVQKAVENADKVNINGQYVAKNSLNRFALQTETLPAGRKPITQLVFNDHLPQGFKVDLEKTKEANKGYEVAYNEKANLLTFKATTATLTSVNKDLAKEYKLADLSVWGRPQNDAADYENVFEMVVNGGGSNGYVRKSNKVLIHTPGKPDPNKPNDPKNPNRDPLKPEKHNYNAAGTVVDGKEMLPEGINYYVSKWTNRPNKNDKSGKEAIAKGFAYIEDYQDDAVTPLESRFQVKDAEGKAVNGLKMYHVLDRKTLSKALNDMIDKSGISPKGAFYMWVAEKPEEFYKAYVQTGMDLFFHTPMQNKKGFTGKYTNQTFQVQFGNGYYSNVVVNHVPELKVQKRVYNKLGDGQNLDGKLVKLGDKFYYFLDGAKLPANRGEALKEYRFYDDFDEKGDEFTGEYKAIAGVDIKLKDGSVIKAGTDLSQYAELKYNKAKGVVEISMKQDFLDKVDNASEFDVDAAIQMKRISDGTFENTYKNVVNGHEVVSNTVKTSTPTPEPEKPQPKKPTPAPKTPAPALPQTGTASGIGLSVLGMILAGFGLFGLKKYKEN; encoded by the coding sequence ATGAAATCAAATGAAACAAAAACGTATGGCTCTATTCGCAAAATCAAGGCTTATGGTACTTGTGGGGTTATTTTAGGACTTGCAGCACTAGCTGTAGCGACAACTAATGGCGTACAGGCAGATGAAGTCGCTAAAGAGCCTACAACGGTTGCACCCGCAAATACAGCTACTAATTTACCAGATAGCCAACCAGCCAAAACAGCTGAACAACGTAATCAGTTGAATCAAGCTGGTCAAGCACAAGGAAATGTAACCGTACAAGTAGATAATAGTCAAGTGAACCAAGCAGCTCAAGCAGCTCAAAAAGAAGGTGTAAAGGTTGTGCAAGATGCTTCTGTTGATAAGGGTACGACGAATACAATTACTGAAACACAAAAAGCTCAAGCGGAAATTGCAGCTGATCAAGCTAAGCAAAGGGCAGCTGTTGAAAAAACAACAGAAGATTATGTAAAAGCAAAAGATGACCATGCAAAAGCGGTTGAAGAAACCAAGCAAAAGAATGCGCAAATTGAAGCAGAAAATAAAGCTTTGAAAGAAGCACATGACAAGGCTAGCCAACAAGCAGCGCAAACCAATCAAGCAGTGGAACAAGTGAAAGCTAAGATTAAAGCTGAGTTTCCAGATGCCAAAGTGACGGAGACCACTAAAGAAATTAAAGTGGATCCAACCAAAACGTCTTATGATGCCTATACAAAAGTTGTCGATCAAGTAAAAGCTGAAAATAAAAAAGCTACTGAAACCTATCAAGCTGAAAAAACGAAAGAAAATCAAGAAATCGCAGAGACAAAGGCTTATAACGAAGCGGTGCGAAAACGCAATAGTGAGAACAAGGCAAAAGTAGAAGCCGAAAATGCAGAAATTGCCAAACGCAACCAAGCTCAGTTGGCTCATAAAAAATCTGTTGAAGCAGAAAATGAAGCAATCAAAAAACGCAATGCAGCCGGTCAAGCAAAGGTAGATGCAGAAAACAAGGAAATTGATAAATTCAATAAGAAAGTTGCGGAATTTAACAAGTCTGAAGATGAGCGGGTTGCTCGTGAACGTGCCAAAGCGGAACAAGATAGACATAAAGATGGGTATCTAAGTGAAGTGGTTACACAAGGCTTAGTGTTTAAAAATGAGACAAACGCTAGTATTACAGTAACGGGTGCAGATAGTTATACAAGCGCTAAAGGATTGAAAGAAGCTTTTGCGGAAGCTCATCAAAAAATTGGCTTGCCATTTCAGGAATATGTGTTTAATTTTTCCTATCTGGACGATCGAACAATTACAAAGCGTTCTGATCGTTTGGCTAAACAGTTTGAATTATATCAAACAACCACAGCTATGACAGCCGTAAAAGGTAGTAAATTGGGAGTTGTAAATTCTCATGTTGGGCAAACTGTTACGGTGACTTGGGGCAATCTTCAAAATTCCAGCTTCAATGGCAAAAAAGTAACAAAAGCAGAAATGAGCATTACTACGTTGCCGAATTCTGAAAATGTTCAAGATGAGGTAATTTATGGCTTCCATCAAAACCCAGCAGATGGTGTTGAAATTTCTGCCATCGCAAAAGATCGCAGTAAGGATTATTTCTTGCGCACTCGTCTTCAATTACGTTATTATTTAGAAGACGGTACAGTTGTTAATTTTTCAGATACAAAAAACAAGCCAAATGAAGGAAAAGGCTTACTTGGTATTTCAAGTTTAAATTCTTACAAAAATCACGTAGAGGGAGTTCAAGAGACTTCTACTTCTCGTTTTGTTCCAATTTCTGGTTCTTCCATTGTAAAACATGATAATGGCATGTTTTACTCAAATGAACGGGATAATTCAGATGGTGCCCATTTTGGTTTACCGTATCAACATAATGCCATTGATCATCGAGACAGTCCTTATTTTTGGTATTTAGCTGGTGCAATGGAATTGAAGGGGACAGCACCTGAGTATGATATTGTTGTATCTAATTGGGATAAATTAGGAGATTTTAAAGGTGAAGGACATTATACTCCATCAATTTGGTTTACGCTGACAAGTGAACTGGCAGCAACTGGTGTTCCAACTCGCCCTCAATATCAACAGCCAAAAGAGCTTAAAAGCTTTACTCCTGAAAAACTGAAAGAAGTTCCAACACCTAAATTAGAAGAGTTGAAGAAGTTTACTCCTGAGACGGAAAAAACTGTACCAACTCCAAAAGCTAAGTTAAGCTTGGTCACAGTTAATGGTGTACCAACACCAACATATAAACCAACTGAAAAATTGCCAACACCGCCTGTTGTTCCAACAGTGCATGTGCACGATTATAAATTATCTACTCGTCCACAAGTACAGAAAGCAGTTGAAAATGCGGATAAGGTGAATATTAACGGTCAATACGTTGCTAAAAACTCGCTTAATCGTTTTGCTTTGCAGACGGAAACACTTCCTGCAGGTCGCAAGCCAATTACTCAATTAGTCTTTAATGACCACTTACCACAAGGCTTTAAAGTGGATTTGGAAAAGACAAAAGAAGCGAATAAAGGTTATGAGGTCGCTTATAATGAAAAGGCAAACTTGTTGACATTTAAGGCAACCACAGCTACTCTTACTTCGGTTAATAAAGATTTAGCTAAAGAGTACAAATTGGCTGATTTGTCTGTTTGGGGTCGTCCTCAAAATGACGCTGCAGATTATGAAAACGTCTTTGAAATGGTCGTGAACGGTGGTGGTTCAAATGGTTATGTGCGCAAGTCAAATAAAGTCCTGATTCATACACCAGGAAAACCAGATCCAAATAAACCAAACGATCCAAAAAATCCAAATCGTGATCCACTAAAACCAGAAAAGCACAATTACAATGCTGCTGGAACAGTGGTAGATGGCAAAGAAATGCTTCCTGAAGGAATCAATTACTATGTTTCTAAATGGACGAATCGCCCAAATAAGAATGACAAGTCTGGTAAAGAAGCGATTGCTAAAGGCTTTGCATATATTGAAGATTACCAGGATGATGCTGTCACACCGCTCGAAAGTCGATTCCAAGTGAAAGATGCTGAAGGCAAAGCTGTTAACGGTTTGAAGATGTACCATGTATTAGACCGTAAGACACTCTCTAAAGCCTTAAATGACATGATTGACAAATCAGGTATTTCCCCTAAAGGCGCATTTTACATGTGGGTAGCAGAAAAACCAGAAGAGTTTTATAAAGCCTACGTTCAAACAGGTATGGACTTATTCTTCCATACTCCAATGCAAAACAAGAAAGGCTTTACTGGTAAATACACGAACCAAACCTTCCAAGTGCAATTCGGCAATGGTTACTATTCAAATGTGGTAGTTAATCATGTACCAGAATTGAAGGTACAAAAACGAGTTTATAACAAACTTGGTGATGGTCAAAATCTTGATGGTAAGCTTGTTAAACTAGGTGATAAGTTCTATTATTTCCTAGATGGAGCTAAATTACCTGCAAATCGTGGTGAAGCACTCAAAGAATATCGTTTCTATGATGATTTTGATGAAAAGGGTGATGAGTTCACAGGTGAATATAAAGCTATTGCAGGGGTTGATATTAAGCTCAAAGATGGTTCGGTGATTAAAGCTGGCACAGACTTATCACAATATGCGGAGCTGAAATATAACAAAGCTAAAGGTGTTGTCGAGATTTCTATGAAGCAAGACTTCTTAGATAAAGTAGACAATGCTTCTGAATTTGATGTGGATGCGGCTATTCAAATGAAACGAATTTCGGATGGAACATTTGAAAATACTTATAAGAATGTGGTGAATGGTCATGAAGTTGTTTCTAATACGGTTAAAACAAGTACACCTACACCTGAACCAGAAAAACCACAACCTAAGAAACCAACCCCTGCACCAAAGACACCAGCCCCAGCTTTACCACAAACAGGTACAGCTTCTGGTATTGGATTGTCTGTTTTGGGAATGATCCTTGCTGGCTTTGGTCTGTTTGGTTTGAAAAAATATAAAGAAAATTAA
- a CDS encoding SEC10/PgrA surface exclusion domain-containing protein: MNKVSKTLMTTVATVAVVGAGQVVQAEDVQPKEVKSTEAAQTKAVVTKEEVAQSQTAVDTATAAVKAQEQATNQAQKDVTAAENTVKTETTNVAQAEKVAQEATPENVAKAETSVKEATGQVTQAENAVSASQTAQQTAQSEVTKQTEAVAKVQETVTKKQAEVTQAEKKVAEKQAILDGTGTKEIIAKAEQTQAKVNADKEAVAKAQTDLAKAKQDDRKRTSDLAEAEKVVTQSQKAVTTSKADLDKKVALANKTAQALEKATADLTKADQDVEAINQIKLTQEYIAALRDYASKIATASPAEEKAMTDKLVALGKVLAKQNRFKANKNDSQEKLDLNNLSEATREELSLFAADLLNQIHSYFGTSKVEVTKDAAKIVHNHVSTSKTNGVKGHDLANLNKVLAQYGISSGTEENIGLNGGAGAGQIVTKAELKRLVYNAIVNMMFNASEDYENNENNEFFHASSLSGLFSPGVKTTYLGVGTSFKDDYWQIVNFLLIHDKGLTGSSFNRTVLANPFDSQELLKTQKEAQSTYNAAKQDDERAQADKSKAETSVKEATAYLTGVTAQRDAIKAIEVKTPAAQTQLDQAQATLKADEVENKAAQEAVAQLNADVKAKQAALAQAKAELAQQQSELNALKNSLSTEQNKLATKKADLTKAQALVSQRNNELVQAKARLTAAQEKVRQLKDAPARLAQAKQSLLTVKQTLAEKKVLLEKEEAKLQVLKETQAEVVAQHTKLVKTYQAQLEAERLAKLAAQKAAIEQAGGQAIPVVDETGKITSYVDGKKQAVTPTLTPTNHKRVTVNYNTVSAKQLPSTGEVTSWLGIIGGAVLSVLSFAGHKRKEVE, encoded by the coding sequence ATGAATAAAGTTAGTAAAACATTGATGACAACAGTTGCGACTGTTGCTGTGGTAGGCGCTGGTCAAGTAGTACAAGCAGAAGATGTGCAACCAAAAGAGGTTAAAAGTACGGAAGCTGCTCAAACGAAAGCAGTTGTAACAAAAGAAGAAGTAGCTCAATCTCAAACAGCTGTAGACACCGCAACTGCAGCGGTCAAAGCACAAGAACAAGCAACTAATCAAGCACAAAAAGATGTGACGGCTGCTGAAAATACGGTCAAAACAGAAACAACGAATGTCGCTCAAGCTGAAAAAGTCGCTCAAGAAGCGACTCCAGAAAATGTGGCTAAAGCAGAAACTTCTGTTAAAGAAGCTACTGGTCAAGTCACCCAAGCTGAAAATGCTGTATCTGCTAGTCAAACAGCCCAACAAACAGCTCAAAGTGAAGTGACTAAACAAACAGAAGCAGTCGCAAAAGTACAAGAGACAGTTACTAAAAAACAAGCAGAAGTAACTCAAGCAGAAAAGAAAGTAGCCGAAAAACAAGCCATTTTAGATGGTACGGGTACTAAAGAAATTATTGCTAAAGCTGAACAAACGCAAGCAAAAGTAAACGCTGATAAAGAAGCAGTTGCTAAGGCTCAGACAGATTTAGCTAAAGCAAAACAAGATGACCGAAAACGTACTTCCGATTTAGCTGAAGCAGAAAAAGTAGTAACTCAATCTCAAAAGGCGGTAACTACTTCCAAAGCTGATTTAGATAAAAAGGTAGCTTTGGCTAATAAAACAGCTCAAGCTTTAGAAAAGGCAACAGCTGATTTAACCAAAGCTGACCAAGATGTAGAGGCTATAAACCAAATCAAATTGACTCAAGAATATATTGCCGCTTTAAGAGACTATGCTTCAAAAATCGCCACAGCTTCTCCAGCTGAAGAAAAAGCCATGACGGATAAATTAGTGGCTCTTGGAAAAGTTTTGGCGAAACAAAATCGCTTTAAAGCGAATAAAAATGATAGCCAAGAAAAACTTGACTTGAATAATCTTTCAGAAGCAACGAGAGAAGAATTGTCTCTCTTTGCAGCGGATTTATTGAATCAAATTCACTCATATTTTGGTACATCTAAGGTTGAAGTAACAAAAGATGCAGCTAAAATTGTTCACAATCATGTTTCAACTTCAAAAACAAATGGCGTGAAAGGTCATGACCTGGCAAACCTCAATAAAGTGTTGGCACAGTATGGAATTTCTTCTGGCACTGAAGAAAATATTGGTTTGAATGGTGGTGCTGGAGCAGGACAGATTGTAACAAAAGCAGAATTGAAACGTTTGGTTTATAATGCGATTGTGAACATGATGTTTAATGCTTCTGAAGATTATGAAAACAATGAGAATAATGAATTTTTCCATGCTTCGAGCTTGTCTGGTCTTTTTAGTCCAGGTGTCAAAACGACTTATTTAGGGGTTGGTACATCTTTTAAAGATGATTATTGGCAAATCGTTAATTTCTTGTTAATTCATGATAAGGGGCTGACGGGTAGTAGCTTTAATCGTACAGTATTAGCTAACCCATTTGATAGCCAAGAATTATTGAAGACTCAAAAAGAAGCTCAAAGTACTTATAATGCTGCAAAACAAGATGATGAACGTGCACAAGCAGATAAGTCGAAAGCAGAAACTTCTGTTAAAGAAGCTACTGCTTATTTAACAGGAGTAACGGCACAACGTGACGCTATTAAAGCTATAGAAGTTAAAACTCCTGCAGCACAAACTCAATTGGATCAAGCACAGGCAACTTTAAAAGCGGATGAAGTTGAAAATAAAGCAGCCCAAGAAGCCGTTGCTCAATTGAATGCGGACGTGAAAGCTAAACAAGCAGCTTTAGCACAAGCCAAAGCTGAATTAGCTCAACAACAGTCAGAGCTTAACGCACTTAAAAATAGTCTTTCTACTGAACAAAACAAATTAGCTACTAAGAAAGCTGATTTAACAAAAGCACAAGCATTGGTTAGCCAACGTAACAATGAGTTGGTTCAAGCTAAAGCACGTTTGACAGCGGCTCAAGAAAAAGTGCGTCAATTGAAAGATGCACCTGCACGTTTAGCTCAAGCAAAACAAAGCTTATTGACAGTTAAACAAACTTTAGCAGAAAAGAAAGTTCTGCTTGAGAAAGAAGAAGCAAAATTGCAAGTGTTAAAAGAAACTCAAGCAGAAGTGGTCGCTCAACATACTAAGCTTGTAAAAACATATCAGGCTCAATTGGAAGCAGAACGCTTGGCAAAATTAGCAGCGCAAAAAGCAGCGATTGAACAAGCAGGCGGACAAGCAATTCCGGTTGTGGACGAAACAGGTAAAATTACAAGTTATGTGGACGGAAAGAAACAAGCTGTTACACCAACACTCACTCCAACCAATCATAAACGAGTAACGGTCAACTATAATACTGTTTCTGCTAAACAGTTGCCTTCTACAGGGGAAGTTACCTCTTGGTTAGGAATTATCGGAGGAGCTGTTCTCTCAGTTCTTAGTTTTGCAGGTCATAAAAGAAAAGAGGTAGAATAA
- a CDS encoding VirD4-like conjugal transfer protein, CD1115 family — MLSVLEMIVYTLIQLAKVNLVNFLLFMSVGIYVFYKGFRLVIPFWGRGLQRIKNVFEHREEIKNRFKKWKKEQEKIWKGQKKISWKQVQNALKKNLWGTIKQSVLYLLSFIFLVAGNLIFRLFYHLPFVKQERKRFNKEMKPILYFKNYRSMILMGLGFSLIALVLTNYFVTVIRAGLHYLYLLISSRSLEASFDMNSLLVRNLFNIRVYTLAPILAIPLFLIGELLAWKSAWINFEQYRDYNGNEKGDDRFATEKEVYKQYKKIPNKQKTYPGNGGFPVLHETRNNLAGWTLRTQMIYQNRRFSRYLTNAEKILGLLSIPSGDYYIEDDTISTLGNGMTRSGKGEGVIAPTIDINSRAEIQPSMIIGDPKGEHYRSSYKTMRKRGYAVEVLNYQEMDFSMSFNPLALAVEAAKKGYYEMAQTRVNATAQMIYPKTKGGEKGNAEYFRKSSVSLFNALTMALMDRAHETVQNGEADAWDTITIPNVAKFLNELGSEEVFVNSQNEIEENPEQGDLVTKKSKITVYFDNLRMVNRKQFSKFRAMADNEFRASAFGGDETRGNIYSSMITGLNLFLQDNVAKMTSKNSIDMASVGFPRRLSIKFRSSTSESLENTFAYQTAKVTILSTKKWGLKTQEIVHVKEQTALVDGHGYLNFVIEPKLPDEFQIIIDFDYENNTNDWIRNQRFTLSAEKVYQKRGNIIQLDRYSKKKVLDHVAIISIDKPDGTLLEKEDIELIYSDQPKVIYLVTPPHRSEYNALVSMFLDQLFNVNYELALSNGGKCVNRILHVLDEFTNLPAIPAMATKISIGLGQNILYYMWIQNLEQLVDVYGKEVAETIKNNCAIHMYIKTSSSDTNKAFSQDLGTRTITIRSKSANIIDEANPNVSYRTENQPLLTPTQLAKLQEGEVVIFRYIKNRDKTGYKTTADPIFAHDKTAFPYRYMFLQEEFDRSLKLADIPVDCPHRGLDLQEIAVDASTALDNLIDWRERLNSRIGAGGTSPKLSTRYRKKPTITQKVYSTEEELYHALAQETIFGDEDYNNDYSDLFVDDVS, encoded by the coding sequence ATGTTGAGTGTGCTTGAAATGATAGTCTATACTCTCATTCAGCTGGCAAAAGTGAATCTAGTGAATTTTCTTTTGTTCATGAGTGTCGGAATCTATGTTTTTTATAAAGGTTTTCGCTTAGTTATCCCTTTTTGGGGTCGAGGGCTTCAAAGAATAAAGAATGTATTTGAACATCGAGAGGAGATAAAAAATCGCTTCAAAAAATGGAAAAAAGAACAGGAGAAGATTTGGAAAGGTCAGAAGAAAATCTCCTGGAAGCAAGTTCAGAATGCTTTAAAAAAGAATTTATGGGGGACTATCAAGCAGAGTGTTTTATATTTGTTGTCATTTATTTTTCTAGTTGCTGGTAATCTGATTTTCCGTTTGTTTTATCATTTACCTTTTGTAAAGCAAGAGCGGAAACGATTTAACAAAGAAATGAAACCCATTCTGTATTTCAAGAATTATCGTAGCATGATTCTCATGGGATTGGGTTTTAGCTTGATTGCCCTTGTCTTGACAAATTACTTTGTTACGGTTATTCGAGCGGGACTACACTATTTATATTTACTCATTTCAAGCAGAAGTTTGGAAGCGAGCTTTGATATGAATAGTTTGTTAGTGAGAAATCTGTTCAATATTCGGGTTTATACGCTTGCTCCTATCTTAGCAATTCCTTTATTTCTGATTGGCGAATTACTTGCTTGGAAGTCTGCCTGGATCAACTTCGAGCAATACCGGGACTATAATGGGAATGAAAAAGGAGATGATCGCTTTGCGACTGAAAAAGAAGTTTATAAACAGTATAAGAAGATCCCGAATAAACAAAAGACATATCCAGGGAACGGTGGTTTTCCAGTTTTACATGAAACAAGAAATAATCTGGCCGGGTGGACATTGCGAACACAAATGATATACCAAAATAGACGGTTTAGTCGTTATCTGACGAATGCAGAAAAGATTTTAGGACTGCTTTCCATTCCTTCAGGCGACTATTATATTGAAGATGATACCATTAGTACTCTAGGTAATGGGATGACTCGTTCCGGTAAAGGGGAGGGAGTGATTGCACCAACCATTGACATCAATAGTCGAGCGGAAATCCAGCCATCAATGATTATTGGGGATCCTAAAGGAGAACACTATCGGTCTTCTTATAAAACGATGCGTAAACGAGGCTATGCGGTTGAAGTTTTAAATTATCAAGAAATGGACTTTTCCATGAGCTTTAATCCTCTAGCATTAGCTGTAGAAGCCGCTAAAAAAGGCTATTATGAAATGGCTCAAACTCGTGTGAATGCGACCGCTCAAATGATTTATCCTAAAACAAAGGGTGGAGAGAAAGGCAATGCAGAATATTTCCGAAAATCCTCTGTGTCGCTCTTCAACGCTTTGACAATGGCGTTAATGGATCGGGCTCATGAAACAGTTCAAAATGGAGAAGCAGATGCCTGGGACACAATCACTATTCCAAATGTCGCAAAATTCCTGAATGAATTAGGTTCTGAAGAAGTTTTTGTCAATTCTCAAAATGAAATTGAAGAAAATCCAGAACAAGGGGATTTAGTTACCAAAAAGTCTAAGATTACAGTTTATTTTGATAATCTGAGAATGGTTAATCGAAAACAATTCTCTAAATTCAGAGCAATGGCAGACAATGAATTTCGAGCCTCTGCTTTTGGTGGAGATGAAACAAGAGGAAATATTTACTCTAGCATGATTACGGGATTGAATCTCTTCTTGCAAGATAATGTGGCAAAGATGACCTCCAAAAATTCCATTGATATGGCTTCAGTTGGTTTTCCACGTCGTTTATCCATCAAATTCCGTTCTAGTACAAGTGAGAGCTTAGAAAATACATTTGCCTATCAAACTGCTAAAGTGACGATTCTAAGTACCAAAAAATGGGGATTGAAGACGCAAGAAATTGTTCATGTCAAAGAACAAACAGCTTTGGTAGATGGTCACGGATATTTGAATTTTGTGATTGAGCCAAAACTGCCAGACGAATTTCAAATCATTATCGACTTTGATTATGAAAATAATACGAATGATTGGATCAGAAATCAACGCTTTACTCTTTCAGCTGAAAAAGTTTATCAAAAACGTGGCAATATTATTCAACTGGATCGCTATAGCAAGAAGAAAGTTCTAGATCATGTAGCGATTATCTCCATTGATAAGCCAGATGGCACTTTGTTAGAAAAAGAAGATATTGAACTCATTTATTCGGATCAGCCAAAGGTGATTTATCTCGTCACGCCTCCTCATCGATCAGAATACAATGCACTAGTTTCTATGTTCTTAGATCAACTCTTTAACGTCAATTATGAGTTGGCTCTTTCAAATGGCGGAAAATGTGTCAATCGGATTTTGCATGTCCTAGACGAGTTTACTAACCTTCCAGCCATTCCTGCAATGGCAACTAAAATCTCCATTGGTTTGGGTCAAAATATTTTGTATTATATGTGGATTCAAAACTTAGAACAGTTAGTTGATGTTTACGGAAAAGAAGTGGCAGAAACGATTAAGAATAACTGTGCTATTCACATGTATATTAAAACGAGCTCTAGTGATACCAACAAAGCCTTTAGCCAAGATTTGGGAACACGAACGATTACGATTCGCAGTAAGTCTGCCAATATCATTGATGAGGCTAATCCAAATGTTTCCTATCGAACTGAGAACCAGCCTCTTCTCACCCCTACGCAACTGGCTAAGTTGCAAGAAGGAGAAGTTGTTATTTTCCGGTATATCAAGAATCGGGATAAGACTGGTTATAAAACAACTGCAGATCCTATTTTTGCACATGATAAAACCGCCTTCCCTTATCGTTATATGTTCCTTCAGGAAGAATTTGACCGTAGCTTGAAACTAGCTGATATTCCAGTTGATTGTCCTCATCGAGGGTTAGATCTGCAAGAAATTGCCGTAGATGCTTCAACAGCTTTAGATAATCTAATTGATTGGCGAGAACGCTTGAACAGCCGAATTGGTGCTGGTGGAACCAGTCCAAAACTATCTACTCGCTATAGAAAGAAACCGACTATCACTCAAAAAGTCTATTCAACTGAAGAAGAACTCTATCATGCTTTAGCTCAAGAAACGATTTTTGGAGATGAAGACTACAACAATGATTATTCAGATTTATTTGTGGATGATGTTTCTTAG